A window of Syngnathoides biaculeatus isolate LvHL_M chromosome 9, ASM1980259v1, whole genome shotgun sequence contains these coding sequences:
- the sgms2a gene encoding phosphatidylcholine:ceramide cholinephosphotransferase 2 isoform X3 has product MGGGEERAPEGQGLSPEEPEHSSPSRESSASPLSAADAATTSETRRPDEDRSIVCRRYFFLLGTLYLYRCITMYITILPVPGMHMTCAPKLYGDSYAKFQRILRLISGAGLSITKSHIMCGDFLFSGHTVMLILTYLFIKEYSPRSFWWYHLMCWLLSAVGVVCILVAHEHYSVDVVVAYFVTTRLFWWYHSMANTQCQCNHNNYLSNAWWNPVFNFMEQNVHTPVPRVYGWPITWAPACLKNPCAALQLVSYQSSEGRDRASEDSAPQLTADRVTPTGLNSREGRAIGDEPSRVDAGAVSATPPDGGSSRTWRKVSPLVTSATHSHRDTSVRPFT; this is encoded by the exons ATGGGCGGCGGGGAGGAGCGAGCCCCGGAAGGCCAGGGTCTGTCCCCCGAGGAGCCGGAACACTCCTCCCCGAGCCGAGAGAGCTCAGCATCGCCGCTCAGCGCTGCGGACGCCGCGACGACATCGGAGACCCGGAGGCCCGACGAGGACAG GTCGATCGTGTGCCGACGCTACTTCTTCCTCCTGGGTACTTTGTACTTGTACCGCTGCATCACCATGTACATCACAATCCTCCCCGTGCCCGGCATGCACATGACCTGCGCGCCCAAG CTCTACGGCGACTCCTACGCCAAGTTCCAGCGAATTCTGAGGTTGATTTCCGGCGCCGGCCTGTCCATTACCAAGTCGCACATCATGTGCGGAGACTTTCTATTCAGCGGCCACACCGTGATGCTCATCCTCACCTACCTGTTCATCAAGGAAT ACTCCCCTCGCTCGTTCTGGTGGTACCACCTGATGTGCTGGCTGCTGAGTGCCGTGGGTGTGGTGTGCATCCTGGTGGCGCACGAACACTACAGCGTGGACGTGGTGGTGGCCTACTTTGTCACCACGCGACTCTTCTGGTGGTACCACAGCATGGCCAACACACAG TGTCAGTGTAACCATAACAACTACCTCAGCAACGCCTGGTGGAACCCGGTCTTCAACTTCATGGAGCAGAACGTGCACACGCCGGTGCCGCGCGTGTACGGCTGGCCCATCACCTGGGCCCCCGCCTGCCTGAAGAACCCCT GCGCTGCACTTCAGCTAGTCTCGTACCAGAGCAGTGAGGGCAGAGACCGAGCGAGCGAGGATAGCGCTCCGCAGCTGACGGCAGATAGGGTGACGCCGACGGGCCTTAATTCCCGTGAGGGACGAGCGATCGGCGACGAGCCGTCGCGAGTCGACGCCGGAGCCGTTAGCGCGACTCCGCCCGACGGGGGCTCCTCGCGTACGTGGAGGAAAGTTAGCCCTCTGGTTACGAGTGCGACGCACAGTCACCGTGACACGAGCGTGAGGCCTTTCACGTAG
- the sgms2a gene encoding phosphatidylcholine:ceramide cholinephosphotransferase 2 isoform X2: MGGGEERAPEGQGLSPEEPEHSSPSRESSASPLSAADAATTSETRRPDEDSADTSVQRDSTREWTQQDAMTSSQADSTTPKMEGGVGRGGDKKPCPVHAPGAGDTKRGFRKSRQNDYVKISMKEPEGNRLPSEWWKTTLLFFYAGLSLVLTTVVITVVHERVPPKESIPPLPDTFFEYIDRVKWAFTVTEVNGIVLVTVWFLQLFFFNYKSIVCRRYFFLLGTLYLYRCITMYITILPVPGMHMTCAPKLYGDSYAKFQRILRLISGAGLSITKSHIMCGDFLFSGHTVMLILTYLFIKEYSPRSFWWYHLMCWLLSAVGVVCILVAHEHYSVDVVVAYFVTTRLFWWYHSMANTQCQCNHNNYLSNAWWNPVFNFMEQNVHTPVPRVYGWPITWAPACLKNPCKKYSMVQSTRDE; encoded by the exons ATGGGCGGCGGGGAGGAGCGAGCCCCGGAAGGCCAGGGTCTGTCCCCCGAGGAGCCGGAACACTCCTCCCCGAGCCGAGAGAGCTCAGCATCGCCGCTCAGCGCTGCGGACGCCGCGACGACATCGGAGACCCGGAGGCCCGACGAGGACAG TGCCGACACCTCCGTCCAGAGGGATTCCACCCGTGAATGGACACAGCAGGACGCCATGACGTCATCACAGGCGGATAGCACGACCCCGAAAATGGAAGGCGGCGTCGGACGCGGCGGTGACAAAAAACCCTGCCCCGTGCACGCGCCGGGCGCCGGCGACACCAAGCGGGGCTTCCGCAAGAGCCGGCAAAACGACTACGTGAAGATCTCCATGAAGGAGCCCGAGGGCAACCGCCTGCCGTCAGAGTGGTGGAAGACCACGCTTCTCTTCTTCTACGCCGGCCTCAGCCTGGTGCTGACCACCGTGGTCATCACGGTGGTCCACGAGAGGGTTCCGCCCAAAGAGAGCATCCCGCCGCTGCCCGACACCTTCTTTGAATACATCGACAGAGTCAAGTGGGCCTTCACCGTCACGGAGGTCAACGGCATCGTGCTGGTTACCGTTTGGTTCCTGCAGCTCTTCTTCTTCAACTACAA GTCGATCGTGTGCCGACGCTACTTCTTCCTCCTGGGTACTTTGTACTTGTACCGCTGCATCACCATGTACATCACAATCCTCCCCGTGCCCGGCATGCACATGACCTGCGCGCCCAAG CTCTACGGCGACTCCTACGCCAAGTTCCAGCGAATTCTGAGGTTGATTTCCGGCGCCGGCCTGTCCATTACCAAGTCGCACATCATGTGCGGAGACTTTCTATTCAGCGGCCACACCGTGATGCTCATCCTCACCTACCTGTTCATCAAGGAAT ACTCCCCTCGCTCGTTCTGGTGGTACCACCTGATGTGCTGGCTGCTGAGTGCCGTGGGTGTGGTGTGCATCCTGGTGGCGCACGAACACTACAGCGTGGACGTGGTGGTGGCCTACTTTGTCACCACGCGACTCTTCTGGTGGTACCACAGCATGGCCAACACACAG TGTCAGTGTAACCATAACAACTACCTCAGCAACGCCTGGTGGAACCCGGTCTTCAACTTCATGGAGCAGAACGTGCACACGCCGGTGCCGCGCGTGTACGGCTGGCCCATCACCTGGGCCCCCGCCTGCCTGAAGAACCCCTGTAAGAAATACTCCATGGTACAGAGCACACGTGATGAGTGA
- the sgms2a gene encoding phosphatidylcholine:ceramide cholinephosphotransferase 2 isoform X1, translated as MGGGEERAPEGQGLSPEEPEHSSPSRESSASPLSAADAATTSETRRPDEDSADTSVQRDSTREWTQQDAMTSSQADSTTPKMEGGVGRGGDKKPCPVHAPGAGDTKRGFRKSRQNDYVKISMKEPEGNRLPSEWWKTTLLFFYAGLSLVLTTVVITVVHERVPPKESIPPLPDTFFEYIDRVKWAFTVTEVNGIVLVTVWFLQLFFFNYKSIVCRRYFFLLGTLYLYRCITMYITILPVPGMHMTCAPKLYGDSYAKFQRILRLISGAGLSITKSHIMCGDFLFSGHTVMLILTYLFIKEYSPRSFWWYHLMCWLLSAVGVVCILVAHEHYSVDVVVAYFVTTRLFWWYHSMANTQCQCNHNNYLSNAWWNPVFNFMEQNVHTPVPRVYGWPITWAPACLKNPCAALQLVSYQSSEGRDRASEDSAPQLTADRVTPTGLNSREGRAIGDEPSRVDAGAVSATPPDGGSSRTWRKVSPLVTSATHSHRDTSVRPFT; from the exons ATGGGCGGCGGGGAGGAGCGAGCCCCGGAAGGCCAGGGTCTGTCCCCCGAGGAGCCGGAACACTCCTCCCCGAGCCGAGAGAGCTCAGCATCGCCGCTCAGCGCTGCGGACGCCGCGACGACATCGGAGACCCGGAGGCCCGACGAGGACAG TGCCGACACCTCCGTCCAGAGGGATTCCACCCGTGAATGGACACAGCAGGACGCCATGACGTCATCACAGGCGGATAGCACGACCCCGAAAATGGAAGGCGGCGTCGGACGCGGCGGTGACAAAAAACCCTGCCCCGTGCACGCGCCGGGCGCCGGCGACACCAAGCGGGGCTTCCGCAAGAGCCGGCAAAACGACTACGTGAAGATCTCCATGAAGGAGCCCGAGGGCAACCGCCTGCCGTCAGAGTGGTGGAAGACCACGCTTCTCTTCTTCTACGCCGGCCTCAGCCTGGTGCTGACCACCGTGGTCATCACGGTGGTCCACGAGAGGGTTCCGCCCAAAGAGAGCATCCCGCCGCTGCCCGACACCTTCTTTGAATACATCGACAGAGTCAAGTGGGCCTTCACCGTCACGGAGGTCAACGGCATCGTGCTGGTTACCGTTTGGTTCCTGCAGCTCTTCTTCTTCAACTACAA GTCGATCGTGTGCCGACGCTACTTCTTCCTCCTGGGTACTTTGTACTTGTACCGCTGCATCACCATGTACATCACAATCCTCCCCGTGCCCGGCATGCACATGACCTGCGCGCCCAAG CTCTACGGCGACTCCTACGCCAAGTTCCAGCGAATTCTGAGGTTGATTTCCGGCGCCGGCCTGTCCATTACCAAGTCGCACATCATGTGCGGAGACTTTCTATTCAGCGGCCACACCGTGATGCTCATCCTCACCTACCTGTTCATCAAGGAAT ACTCCCCTCGCTCGTTCTGGTGGTACCACCTGATGTGCTGGCTGCTGAGTGCCGTGGGTGTGGTGTGCATCCTGGTGGCGCACGAACACTACAGCGTGGACGTGGTGGTGGCCTACTTTGTCACCACGCGACTCTTCTGGTGGTACCACAGCATGGCCAACACACAG TGTCAGTGTAACCATAACAACTACCTCAGCAACGCCTGGTGGAACCCGGTCTTCAACTTCATGGAGCAGAACGTGCACACGCCGGTGCCGCGCGTGTACGGCTGGCCCATCACCTGGGCCCCCGCCTGCCTGAAGAACCCCT GCGCTGCACTTCAGCTAGTCTCGTACCAGAGCAGTGAGGGCAGAGACCGAGCGAGCGAGGATAGCGCTCCGCAGCTGACGGCAGATAGGGTGACGCCGACGGGCCTTAATTCCCGTGAGGGACGAGCGATCGGCGACGAGCCGTCGCGAGTCGACGCCGGAGCCGTTAGCGCGACTCCGCCCGACGGGGGCTCCTCGCGTACGTGGAGGAAAGTTAGCCCTCTGGTTACGAGTGCGACGCACAGTCACCGTGACACGAGCGTGAGGCCTTTCACGTAG